The following proteins are encoded in a genomic region of Catellatospora sp. TT07R-123:
- a CDS encoding PASTA domain-containing protein, translating to MHRWTLTLAASALALLAGCAQRPSAADPVAPTPSASTRTTVVPQLTSTNVTVVEKDVIDGELIPILRYEPGVTTGGVISTVPAPGTRVPEGTVVTIVVAGSPEPKLPSVVDADRETYVGIAKDRDGSWVVAVSSSADLNKTLQQLKSVAGNTPYRVQTCERSWVELMRVQMELGRRDFVPGADKMGFSTSIDPIACAVVLTAPLSDGEIAELTARYRGALVVQKGTAQRD from the coding sequence ATGCACAGATGGACACTGACGCTGGCCGCGTCGGCGCTGGCGCTGCTGGCCGGGTGCGCGCAGCGGCCGTCGGCCGCGGACCCCGTCGCGCCCACGCCGAGCGCCAGCACCCGGACGACCGTGGTGCCGCAGCTGACCTCGACCAACGTGACCGTGGTGGAGAAGGACGTCATCGACGGCGAGCTGATACCGATCCTGAGGTATGAGCCGGGCGTGACCACCGGCGGCGTCATCAGCACGGTGCCGGCACCGGGCACGCGGGTGCCCGAGGGCACGGTCGTCACCATCGTGGTGGCCGGCTCGCCCGAGCCGAAACTGCCCTCCGTCGTCGACGCCGACCGGGAGACCTACGTCGGCATCGCCAAGGACCGCGACGGTTCCTGGGTGGTGGCGGTCTCCTCCTCGGCCGATCTGAACAAGACCCTGCAGCAGCTCAAGTCCGTGGCCGGGAACACGCCGTACCGGGTGCAGACCTGCGAGCGCAGCTGGGTCGAGCTCATGCGGGTGCAGATGGAGCTGGGGCGGCGCGACTTCGTCCCCGGCGCGGACAAGATGGGCTTCAGCACCAGCATCGACCCGATCGCCTGCGCGGTCGTGCTGACCGCGCCGCTCAGCGACGGGGAGATCGCCGAGCTGACCGCCCGCTACCGTGGGGCGCTCGTGGTCCAGAAGGGCACCGCGCAACGCGACTGA
- a CDS encoding error-prone DNA polymerase produces the protein MGWSSNDKLSWAELERRMRGGKVVDPLADGGDAPAFSRKREPYRPVPVARPRAGVPYAELHCHTNFSFLDGASHPEELVAEAVRLGLGALAITDHDGLYGVVRFAEAAREHDLPTVFGAELNLAGLPRGGVPDPVGEHLLVLARGPQGYANLARAIAKAHLKGGEKGRPSYDLNEIAHHLDGQGVVLTGCRKGLVPRALQAGLLAPPGSGGDGGMSAAAKKLAELVGLFGQENVVVELTDHGDPLDGDRNDALAQLAAAAGLPVLATNNVHYHAPGRRRLATVTAAVRARSSLDQLDGWLPAGAAAHLRSGAEMAARFAAYPGAVAYAARLGEELAFDLRLVAPKLPPFTYPPGVEVDEAAFLRERAYEGAARRYGPRQAYPEAYERIDRELAMIEQLEFPGYFLVVWDIVDFCRREKIYCQGRGSAANSAVCYALRITNVDPLGPDGGLMFERFLAPERDGPPDIDVDIESDRREEVIQYVYTRYGREHTAQVANVISYRPRSAVRDVARAFGFSPGQQDAWSKQIDRWNGISAADVEGIPQHVLDYAGQLLQAPRHLGIHSGGMVICDRPVIEVCPVEWARMPGRTVLQWDKDDCAAIDLVKFDLLGLGMLSALHYAHDFLGDELDLGDLKPDDPEVYEMLCRADTVGVFQVESRAQMSTLPRLRPERFYDLVVEVALIRPGPIQGGSVHPFIRRKNGLEEVDIPHPRMRNSLARTLGVPLFQEQMMQLAVDVADFTPTEADQLRRAMGSKRSMERMDRLKDRLFDGMARNGITGELADDIFNKLAAFANYGFPESHAMSFAYLVYASAWLKRYHPAAFCAALLGAQPMGFYSPQSLVDDARRHGVRVLRPDVNASGVRAALEGDPGTRWGSAPGEPPSKWGLGGPAVRLGLDTVRTLGQEAAERIVAGRGDRPYTDMTDLARRTGLAAAQLEALATADAFACFGLDRRAALWAAGAAATDTPDRLPGTAVGVHAPMLPGMDEVERLVADVWATGLSPDDHPIRLVRPQLSADGVLPVAQLSGVEPGARVTVGGLVTHRQRPATAGGVTFLNLEDETGMLNVVCSPGLWLRYRRVARTSAALVVRGRLESASGVRNLVADRLEPLAIATPGSSRDFR, from the coding sequence ATGGGATGGAGCAGTAACGACAAGTTGTCGTGGGCCGAGCTGGAGCGGCGGATGCGGGGCGGCAAGGTCGTCGACCCGCTCGCCGACGGCGGCGACGCGCCCGCGTTCTCGCGCAAGCGGGAACCGTACCGGCCGGTGCCGGTGGCGCGCCCGCGCGCGGGGGTGCCGTACGCGGAGCTGCACTGCCACACGAACTTCAGCTTCCTCGACGGCGCCAGCCATCCCGAGGAGCTGGTCGCCGAGGCGGTGCGCCTGGGGCTGGGCGCCCTGGCGATCACCGACCACGACGGCCTGTACGGCGTGGTCCGCTTCGCCGAGGCGGCCCGCGAGCACGACCTGCCGACGGTGTTCGGCGCCGAGCTGAACCTGGCCGGGCTGCCCCGGGGCGGCGTGCCCGACCCGGTCGGGGAACACCTGCTGGTGCTGGCCCGGGGCCCGCAGGGCTACGCCAACCTGGCCAGGGCCATCGCCAAGGCGCACCTGAAGGGCGGCGAGAAGGGCCGCCCGAGCTACGACCTGAACGAGATCGCCCACCACCTGGACGGGCAGGGCGTGGTGCTGACCGGGTGCCGGAAGGGGCTGGTGCCCCGGGCGTTGCAGGCCGGGCTGCTGGCCCCGCCGGGCAGCGGGGGCGACGGGGGTATGAGCGCCGCCGCGAAGAAGCTGGCTGAGCTGGTGGGCCTGTTCGGCCAGGAGAACGTGGTGGTGGAGCTGACCGATCACGGTGATCCGCTGGACGGCGACCGCAACGACGCGCTGGCGCAGCTCGCGGCCGCCGCCGGGCTGCCGGTGCTGGCGACCAACAACGTGCACTACCACGCGCCGGGGCGGCGGCGGCTGGCCACGGTGACCGCGGCGGTGCGAGCCCGCAGCAGCCTGGACCAGCTCGACGGCTGGCTGCCGGCGGGGGCCGCCGCGCACCTGCGTTCGGGCGCGGAGATGGCGGCACGGTTCGCGGCGTACCCGGGGGCGGTGGCGTACGCGGCGCGGCTGGGCGAGGAGCTGGCCTTCGACCTGCGGCTGGTGGCGCCGAAGCTGCCGCCGTTCACCTACCCGCCGGGCGTCGAGGTCGACGAGGCGGCGTTCCTGCGGGAGCGGGCGTACGAGGGGGCGGCGCGGCGGTACGGGCCGAGGCAGGCCTACCCGGAGGCGTACGAGCGGATCGACCGCGAGCTGGCGATGATCGAGCAGCTGGAGTTCCCGGGCTACTTCCTGGTGGTGTGGGACATCGTCGACTTCTGCCGCCGGGAGAAGATCTACTGCCAGGGGCGGGGGTCGGCGGCGAACTCGGCCGTCTGCTACGCGCTGCGGATCACCAACGTGGACCCGCTGGGCCCCGACGGGGGGCTGATGTTCGAGCGGTTCCTGGCCCCGGAGCGCGACGGGCCGCCCGACATCGACGTCGACATCGAGTCCGACCGGCGCGAAGAGGTCATCCAGTACGTGTACACCCGCTACGGGCGGGAGCACACCGCGCAGGTGGCCAACGTGATCTCGTACCGGCCGCGCTCGGCCGTGCGCGACGTGGCCCGCGCCTTCGGGTTCTCGCCGGGCCAGCAGGACGCCTGGAGCAAGCAGATCGACCGCTGGAACGGCATCTCCGCCGCGGATGTGGAAGGCATCCCGCAGCATGTGCTCGACTACGCCGGGCAGCTGCTCCAGGCGCCGCGCCACCTGGGCATCCACTCCGGCGGCATGGTGATCTGCGACCGCCCGGTGATCGAGGTGTGCCCGGTGGAGTGGGCCCGCATGCCCGGCCGCACCGTGCTCCAGTGGGACAAGGACGACTGCGCCGCGATCGACCTGGTCAAGTTCGACCTGCTGGGCCTGGGCATGCTGTCGGCGCTGCACTACGCCCACGACTTCCTCGGCGACGAGCTGGACCTCGGCGACCTCAAACCGGACGACCCCGAGGTGTACGAGATGCTCTGCCGCGCCGACACCGTCGGGGTGTTCCAGGTGGAGAGCCGCGCGCAGATGTCCACGCTGCCCCGGCTGCGCCCGGAGCGCTTCTACGACCTGGTGGTGGAGGTGGCGCTGATCCGGCCGGGCCCGATCCAGGGCGGCTCGGTGCACCCGTTCATCCGGCGCAAGAACGGCCTGGAAGAGGTGGACATCCCGCATCCGCGCATGCGCAACTCGCTGGCCCGGACGCTGGGGGTGCCGCTGTTCCAGGAGCAGATGATGCAGCTGGCCGTGGACGTCGCCGACTTCACCCCGACCGAGGCCGACCAGCTGCGCCGGGCGATGGGCTCCAAGCGCTCGATGGAGCGGATGGACCGGCTCAAGGACCGGCTGTTCGACGGTATGGCCCGCAACGGCATCACCGGCGAGCTGGCCGACGACATCTTCAACAAGCTCGCCGCGTTCGCCAACTACGGCTTCCCGGAGAGCCACGCGATGAGCTTCGCCTACCTGGTGTACGCCAGCGCCTGGCTCAAGCGCTACCACCCGGCGGCGTTCTGCGCGGCGCTGCTCGGGGCGCAGCCGATGGGCTTCTACTCGCCGCAGTCGCTGGTCGACGACGCGCGGCGGCACGGGGTGCGGGTGCTGCGGCCCGACGTCAACGCCAGCGGGGTCAGGGCGGCGCTGGAGGGCGATCCGGGCACGCGGTGGGGCAGCGCCCCGGGCGAGCCGCCCTCGAAGTGGGGGCTGGGCGGTCCGGCGGTGCGGCTGGGCCTGGACACGGTGCGCACGCTGGGGCAGGAGGCGGCCGAGCGGATCGTGGCGGGGCGCGGCGACCGGCCGTACACGGACATGACCGATCTGGCCCGGCGCACCGGTCTGGCCGCCGCCCAGCTGGAGGCCCTAGCCACCGCGGACGCCTTCGCCTGCTTCGGCCTGGACCGGCGCGCGGCGCTGTGGGCCGCCGGGGCCGCCGCCACCGACACCCCCGACCGGCTGCCCGGCACCGCCGTGGGCGTGCACGCGCCGATGCTGCCCGGCATGGACGAGGTGGAACGGCTGGTCGCCGACGTGTGGGCGACCGGGCTGTCCCCGGACGACCACCCCATCCGCCTGGTACGGCCGCAGCTGTCCGCCGACGGCGTGCTGCCCGTGGCGCAGCTGTCCGGCGTCGAACCCGGCGCCCGGGTGACCGTCGGCGGCCTGGTCACCCACCGGCAGCGCCCGGCCACGGCGGGCGGGGTCACCTTCCTCAACCTGGAGGACGAGACCGGGATGCTCAACGTGGTGTGCTCGCCGGGGCTGTGGCTGCGCTACCGCCGGGTGGCCCGGACCAGCGCCGCGCTGGTGGTACGGGGCCGGCTGGAGTCGGCCTCGGGGGTGCGCAACCTCGTCGCCGACCGGCTGGAGCCGCTGGCCATCGCCACCCCGGGATCGTCACGCGACTTCAGGTAG
- a CDS encoding methyltransferase domain-containing protein, protein MERTSVAQPRIAGPRTAVIWSVLRAELAAQDGRRLTVVDVGGGTGGFAVPLAEAGHSVTVVDPSPDALASLLRRAADAGVADRVHAMQGDADSLGDLVPPGGADLVLCHAVLEVVDDPAEVVQALHDTLRPGGAASVLVANRAAAVLSRAMAGQWRAAADLLADPDARLTARDTLRRRFDLDGAQRLLAGAGLGVESVHGVRVVADAVPGVVADADPEALTAFELAVSALPPYRDVATQVHLLARRRAAH, encoded by the coding sequence GTGGAGCGGACGAGTGTGGCCCAGCCCCGGATCGCGGGGCCCCGGACGGCCGTGATCTGGTCGGTGCTGCGAGCCGAGCTGGCAGCACAGGACGGGCGGCGGCTCACCGTGGTCGACGTCGGCGGCGGCACCGGCGGGTTCGCGGTGCCGCTGGCCGAGGCCGGGCACAGCGTCACCGTCGTCGACCCGAGCCCTGACGCGCTGGCCTCGCTGCTGCGCCGGGCCGCCGACGCCGGGGTCGCCGACCGCGTGCACGCGATGCAGGGCGACGCCGACTCCCTCGGCGACCTCGTCCCGCCCGGCGGCGCCGACCTGGTGCTGTGCCACGCGGTGCTGGAGGTCGTCGACGATCCGGCCGAGGTCGTGCAGGCGCTGCACGACACGCTGCGGCCGGGCGGCGCGGCCAGCGTGCTGGTCGCCAACCGGGCCGCGGCGGTGCTGTCGCGGGCCATGGCCGGGCAGTGGCGCGCCGCCGCCGACCTGCTGGCCGACCCGGACGCCCGGCTGACCGCGCGCGACACGCTGCGGCGCCGCTTCGACCTCGACGGCGCCCAGCGGCTGCTGGCCGGGGCGGGCCTGGGCGTGGAGTCCGTACACGGGGTGCGCGTCGTGGCCGACGCCGTGCCCGGGGTCGTGGCCGACGCCGACCCCGAGGCGCTGACGGCGTTCGAGCTGGCCGTGTCGGCCCTGCCGCCATACCGGGATGTGGCGACCCAGGTGCACCTGCTCGCGCGGCGCCGCGCCGCGCACTGA